From a single Melospiza georgiana isolate bMelGeo1 chromosome 5, bMelGeo1.pri, whole genome shotgun sequence genomic region:
- the ZNF638 gene encoding zinc finger protein 638, translating to NEFLNPKKTPTSTKKVPSSNTKSPKVLTGKKEKVKKTVGEKKVKKASNVEGKEAGEDSGAAAEEIPESEPSDPNNPKNPKIPNNPNNPNPKSSPEPDRPGDAGTAAEAGPEPAESEEPTEPGGKEDADPEQCCVLLVSNLPPKGYSPEEISNLAKPFGGLRDLLVLSSHKKAYLEIPRRAAESMVKFYGCFPMCLGGSQLRIRHEPRHPSLQDEEAIFISLIKESDPKVDASSLRSHLVHLGNLPAEGYRELELVCAGLRFGKVEHYAVLSNRHRAILHLDSPKSARSMHSFLQQYPYSIGEHTLTCSLSSHGDIPEAETGKKEVKKEDGSKGSSGLKKIPEGSGTVQKPAGNPSGEAKKGQIPTPNVPEEIPAGQLEIPESQAGGAARESPTGMDVEGLDPGIPVDPAGSKSPAAGSEEKPAPLSRVGTDKSRDGPELEILQKEDEEPSAPAVEPLESSSKATPAAGGTPGAIPGVSPSSEEAPAVSPGVTQPSAEPAAPEKTPVPEAGKSSQETSTERKAVPKTLHAPGNKLDVAGAEREATAEESVPKLGENPGKTGGKAGTELEKTPGKTSSKGGESPGNAVGETHGGSLVKIPQNKGMGAAKSEENHAAAPVNPAASLKESCIGKTLLKAVVSVPDILKQKIPVRITEPSLGRAGEQKIPPKAGLEKKIPPKAAAQPGAGSSQWKGNGNSGVEAQGDGGKSSSQQEKDSQLESPTSSKQSQQGESGTSGTKENPGGNQAPGGGGAAALKSSASSTGKQKEEEELFPFNLDEFVTVDEVLEEAESPVMPRRNPPRGKRKEAPKANPPEPAPKKRKGKSCGAEGELSFVTLDEIGEEEEEAPVPLPGVDPQGLVVVDEVVEEEELSEAVKDPQALLTLDEISEQEEPGSHGNGPRGEFEERDLKAEPLVTVDEIGEVEELPLNEPAELSAAEEGKTNAGDGAASQVPDDPNALVTVDEIQEDNEDNPLVTLDEVNEDEDDFLADFNHLKEELNFVTVDEVGDEEEESTFPGKNPPEDEDDEDIVAVAGPEEMGILGDTNPEDEMAEISKPKAAQLGSEDAEPKPQQKKTTFPGVPKTQSTPKALDILVPKAGFFCQICSLFYADEPSMINHCRTPLHRQNMEKFMAKQQESGGEEPSSR from the exons GGAAAGAGGCCGGGGAAGATTCCGGGGCTGCGGCCGAGGAAATTCCGGAATCGGAGCCCTCGGATCCCAacaatcccaaaaatcccaaaattcccaa caatcccaacaatcccaatcccaaaaGCTCCCCGGAGCCAGACAGACCGGGGGACGCCGGGACAGCGGCAGAGGCGGGGCCAG agCCTGCGGAGAGCGAGGAACCCACGGAGCCCGGCGGGAAG GAGGACGCTGACCCCGAGCAGTGCTGCGTGCTGCTGGTGTCCAACCTGCCGCCCAAGGGTTACTCCCCAGAGGAAATCTCCAACCTGGCCAAGCCCTTCGGGGGCCTGCGGGACCTGCTCGTCCTCTCCTCCCACAAAAAG GCGTACCTGGAGATCCCCCGGCGAGCGGCCGAGTCCATGGTGAAGTTCTACGGCTGCTTCCCCATGTGCCTGGGCGGGAGCCAGCTCCGCATCCGGCACGAGCCCCGGCACCCGTCCCTGCAGGATGAG GAAGCCATTTTCATCTCTCTCATCAAGGAGTCTGATCCCAAG gtggACGCCTCCTCTCTGCGCTCTCACCTGGTGCACCTGGGGAACCTCCCGGCCGAGGGTTACcgggagctggagctggtgtgTGCGGGGCTGCGCTTCGGCAAGGTGGAGCACTACGCCGTGCTCAGCAACCGCCACCGG gcAATCCTGCACCTGGACAGCCCCAAATCCGCGCGCTCCATGCACAGTTTCCTGCAGCAATATCCATATTCCATAGGAGAACACACACTCACCTGCTCCTTGTCCTCCCACGGAGACATTCCTGAG gctgaaaCCGGGAAAAAGGAAGTGAAGAAAGAGGATGGGAGCAAAGGAAG CTCTGgcttgaaaaaaatcccagaggGATCAGGAACGGTGCAAAAACCAGCTGGGAATCCATCGGGAGAGGCCAAGAAAGGCCAAATTCCCACCCCAAATGTCCCGGAGGAGATTCCAGCGGGACAACTGGAGATTCCCGAGTCGCAGGCCGGAGGAGCAGCGAGGGAATCACCCACAGGGATGGACGTGGAGGGGTTGGATCCTGGAATTCCTGTGGATCCTGCTGGCAGCAAATCGCCCGCAGCGGGGTCGGAGGAGAAACCGGCGCCGCTTTCCCGAGTGGGGACGGACAAATCTCGGGATGGGCCAGAGCTGGAAATCCTCCAAAAGGAGGATGAGGAACCCTCTGCTCCCGCTGTGGAACCTCTGGAATCATCCAGCAAGGCCACCCCAGCAGCCGGAGGAACGCCGGGAGCCATCCCTGGAGTGTCCCCGAGCTCGGAGGAGGCTCCCGCGGTGTCACCCGGTGTCACCCAGCCCAGCGCGGAGCCGGCTGCTCCGGAGAAAACTCCCGTTCCCGAGGCTGGGAAGAGCAGCCAGGAAACGTCCACGGAGAGGAAAGCTGTCCCAAAAACTCTGCACGCTCCAGGGAATAAACTGGAtgtggctggagcagagagagagGCGACAGCGGAGGAATCCGTGCCCAAACTTGGGGAAAATCCAGGGAAGACTGGGGGCAAGGCTGGGACAGAACTGGAGAAAACACCGGGAAAAACATCCTCCAAGGGTGGGGAGAGCCCTGGGAATGCTGTTGGTGAGACGCACGGGGGAAGTTTGGTTAAAATCCCACAAAATAAAGGGATGGGAGCTGCAAAATCAGAAGAAAACCACGCGGCCGCTCCGGTAAATCCCGCTGCGTCCCTGAAGGAATCTTGCATTGGGAAAACCCTGCTGAAGGCTGTGGTGTCTGTCCCGGACAtcctgaaacagaaaattccCGTCAGGATCACCGAGCCttccctgggaagagctggggagcagaaaaTCCCCCCCAAAGCAGGACTGGAGAAGAAAATCCCACCCAAAGCCGCGGCTCAGCCGGGAGCCGGGAGCAGCCAATGGAAAGGGAACGGAAATTCCGGAGTGGAAGCACAGGGAGACGGCGGGAAGAGCTCatcccagcaggaaaaggatTCCCAGCTGGAATCCCCGACGAGTTcaaagcagagccagcagggagagagTGGAACTTCTGGCACCAAGGAAAATCCTGGTGGGAATCAG GCTCCTGGTGGGGGCGGTGCTGCAGCTTTGAAAAGCAGCgccagcagcactggaaaaCAGAAGGAG GAGGAAGAGCTCTTCCCGTTTAACCTGGACGAGTTCGTCACGGTGGACGAGGTGCTGGAGGAAGCCGAGTCTCCGGTGATGCCGCGGCGGAACCCCCCGAGGGGGAAGAGAAAAGAAGCGCCCAAAGCCAACCCTCCGGAGCCGGCGCCCaagaagaggaaagggaagagtTGCGGAGCCGAAGGTGAGCTGTCCTTTGTCACCTTGGATGAGAtcggggaggaggaggaggaggccccggtgccgctgccgggcgtcgACCCCCAGGGCCTGGTGGTGGTGGATGAGGtggtggaagaggaggagctgTCGGAAGCGGTGAAGGATCCGCAGGCGCTGCTGACGCTGGATGAGATCTCGGAGCAGGAGGAGCCGGGCTCCCACGGGAACGGGCCCCGGGGGGAATTTGAGGAGCGGGATCTGAAGGCCGAGCCCTTGGTGACCGTGGATGAGATTGGGGAGGTGGAGGAGCTGCCCCTCAACGAGCCCGCGGAGCTGAGCGCCGCCGAGGAGGGGAAAACCAACGCCGGGGATGGCGCGGCCTCCCAGGTGCCCGACGATCCCAACGCCTTGGTGACCGTGGATGAAATCCAGGAGGACAACGAGGACAATCCTCTGGTGACTCTGGATGAGGTCAACGAGGATGAGGATGATTTCCTGGCCGACTTCAATCACCTCAAAGAGGAACTGAACTTTGTTACAGTCGACGAAGTCGGcgatgaagaagaagaaagcacTTTCCCAGGGAAGAACCCGCCCGAGGACGAAGATGACGAAGATATTGTTGCTGTTGCAGGACCAGAAGAAATGGGAATTCTAGGAGATACAAATCCAGAGGATGAAATGGCTGAAATCTCCAAGCCAAAAG cagctcagctgggatCAGAAGATGCAGAACCAAAGCCTCAGCAGAAGAAAACGACTTTTCCAGGTGTCCCCAAGACGCAGAGCACTCCCAAAG CTCTGGACATCCTGGTCCCCAAGGCCGGATTCTTCTGCCAGATCTGCTCCCTCTTCTACGCCGACGAGCCCTCCATGATCAACCACTGCAGGACCCCCCTGCACCGGCAGAACATGGAG AAATTCATGGCCAAGCAGCAGGAAAGCGGCGGGGAGGAGCCAAGCTCCAGGTGA